A genomic stretch from Calditrichota bacterium includes:
- a CDS encoding aminopeptidase P family protein yields the protein MNPCLDALRRRFRSLGVANFILTKFSDIHFEESANIRYLCGFSGSNGLLLVTGRDAFLITDGRYKTQAEAETSGVQVFTYSGGMSVADAFAKELKSNKAIRLRGRTGIEQSRMTVEAADALRNHFPKIELVGTSGVVEGLQAVKSPDEIALIRKAVAATDKVFETILPLIKPGIRESELAAEITYQHKKFGAEKDAFEPIVASGKRSALPHGIASDKKIARGDFVTIDMGCSLGGYTSDMTRTVVVGKATAEQRKVYGLVLKAQQAACEAVQAGLACADLDRVARTIIADGGHKDHFTHGLGHGIGMEVHTAPRVSALSKDVLRAGMVVTIEPGVYIPDWGGVRIEDDVVVRDGGGEVLNRSEKRLIEV from the coding sequence ATGAATCCCTGTCTCGACGCCTTGCGCCGCCGGTTTCGCAGCCTTGGCGTAGCCAATTTCATCCTCACCAAGTTCTCCGACATCCACTTTGAGGAGTCGGCCAACATCCGCTATCTGTGCGGTTTCAGCGGCTCGAACGGGCTTCTGCTCGTAACCGGCAGGGACGCCTTCCTTATCACCGACGGCCGCTACAAAACCCAGGCCGAAGCGGAAACTTCGGGGGTGCAAGTCTTTACATACAGCGGCGGGATGTCCGTTGCCGACGCCTTCGCCAAGGAACTAAAGTCAAATAAAGCCATCCGCCTACGCGGCCGAACCGGCATAGAGCAAAGCCGGATGACGGTGGAAGCGGCTGACGCGCTGCGCAATCATTTTCCAAAGATAGAATTGGTCGGGACGTCGGGCGTTGTCGAAGGTCTTCAAGCGGTCAAATCCCCGGACGAGATCGCTCTGATTCGCAAGGCTGTCGCGGCAACCGATAAAGTCTTCGAGACGATCCTGCCGCTGATAAAGCCCGGTATCCGCGAGTCTGAATTAGCAGCCGAGATTACCTATCAGCACAAGAAGTTTGGCGCAGAGAAGGATGCCTTCGAGCCTATCGTCGCTTCAGGCAAGCGCTCAGCGCTGCCGCACGGCATTGCTTCGGACAAGAAGATCGCCCGGGGCGATTTCGTCACTATCGATATGGGCTGCTCGTTAGGAGGCTACACTTCCGATATGACCCGCACCGTCGTCGTCGGCAAAGCGACTGCCGAACAGCGCAAGGTCTATGGCCTTGTGCTGAAGGCTCAGCAGGCGGCTTGCGAAGCAGTGCAGGCCGGTCTGGCTTGCGCCGACCTCGACCGGGTTGCGCGGACAATCATCGCCGACGGCGGGCACAAAGACCATTTCACCCATGGTCTCGGGCACGGCATCGGGATGGAGGTTCATACCGCGCCGCGGGTCAGCGCACTATCGAAAGACGTCCTTCGCGCCGGTATGGTGGTGACGATCGAGCCGGGTGTTTACATCCCCGACTGGGGCGGTGTCCGCATCGAAGACGACGTCGTCGTCCGCGATGGCGGGGGGGAAGTGCTCAACCGGTCGGAGAAGCGGTTGATAGAAGTGTAG
- a CDS encoding aldehyde dehydrogenase family protein, with protein MNQYLNYLGGEWKPARSGHWTENHNPARWDEVIGQFPKSGPEEVDEAVAAARMAFREWRLVPAPERGAIIKRAGDLMSERKEDLARDMTREMGKVLAETRGDVQEGIDTAYYAATEGRRLFGHTTPSELRNKMNLSFRMPIGVAGLITPWNFPMAIPCWKTLPALVCGNTVVLKPASDTPLTATHLVEILVEAGLPKGVINLVHGGGGAVGNRIVEHPDVALISFTGSSEIGKGINAKAGASLKRVSLELGGKNAMIVMYDADLDLALEGLLWGAFGTTGQRCTATSRCIVHADVYDRFTAMLVEATNALRVGDGLDPRTQVGPVVNRLQQETVESYVQIGKSEGATLLCGGYALKEGDHAAGWFYAPTVFGDVKPRMRIFQEEIFGPVLSVAKAKDFDEAVAMHNDCIYGLSSSIYTRDVNRAFQAVRDLEAGITYVNGATIGAECHMPFGGVKQTGNGHREGGWPVYEFFSELKTVYIDFSGRLQRAQIDNY; from the coding sequence ATGAATCAGTATCTCAATTACTTGGGTGGCGAGTGGAAGCCTGCTCGCTCCGGTCACTGGACCGAAAATCACAATCCGGCACGTTGGGACGAAGTAATAGGGCAGTTCCCGAAATCGGGACCTGAAGAGGTTGACGAAGCCGTTGCAGCCGCACGAATGGCATTTCGCGAGTGGCGGCTCGTTCCGGCTCCGGAGCGCGGCGCAATCATCAAGCGAGCCGGCGATCTGATGAGCGAACGTAAGGAAGACCTCGCGCGTGATATGACCCGCGAAATGGGCAAAGTGCTCGCCGAAACGCGCGGCGACGTTCAGGAAGGCATCGACACCGCCTACTACGCTGCTACCGAAGGGCGTCGCCTGTTCGGCCATACGACCCCGTCAGAACTGCGCAACAAGATGAACCTCTCGTTTCGGATGCCGATCGGCGTCGCCGGGCTCATCACCCCTTGGAACTTCCCGATGGCGATTCCGTGCTGGAAGACACTCCCGGCGCTGGTCTGCGGCAATACCGTGGTTCTTAAACCCGCATCCGATACTCCGCTCACGGCGACGCATCTGGTCGAAATCCTCGTCGAAGCCGGACTCCCCAAGGGGGTCATCAACCTCGTCCATGGCGGCGGCGGAGCGGTCGGCAACCGGATCGTCGAACACCCCGATGTCGCGCTGATTAGTTTTACCGGTTCGTCCGAAATTGGGAAGGGCATCAATGCCAAAGCCGGCGCTTCGCTGAAGCGCGTATCGCTCGAACTGGGCGGCAAGAACGCGATGATTGTGATGTATGACGCCGACCTCGATCTGGCTCTCGAAGGGCTGCTGTGGGGCGCCTTCGGGACGACCGGCCAACGCTGCACGGCGACGTCGCGTTGTATTGTCCATGCAGACGTCTATGACCGGTTCACGGCGATGCTGGTCGAAGCGACCAATGCGTTGCGGGTCGGCGATGGCCTCGATCCGAGGACGCAGGTTGGGCCGGTCGTCAACCGGTTGCAGCAAGAGACGGTCGAGTCCTATGTGCAAATCGGCAAGTCGGAAGGCGCGACCTTGCTCTGCGGGGGCTATGCGCTAAAGGAAGGTGATCACGCGGCCGGGTGGTTCTATGCGCCGACGGTGTTCGGGGATGTCAAGCCCCGGATGCGGATCTTTCAAGAGGAGATCTTTGGCCCGGTGCTTTCGGTGGCAAAGGCTAAGGATTTCGACGAAGCCGTGGCGATGCATAACGACTGCATCTACGGCCTTTCGTCTTCGATCTATACCCGGGATGTGAACCGGGCGTTCCAGGCGGTGCGGGACCTCGAAGCCGGCATCACCTATGTCAACGGCGCGACTATCGGCGCTGAGTGCCATATGCCATTCGGAGGCGTCAAGCAGACCGGTAACGGGCATCGCGAAGGCGGCTGGCCGGTCTATGAGTTCTTCAGCGAATTGAAGACGGTCTATATCGACTTCAGCGGGAGGTTGCAGCGGGCGCAGATCGATAACTATTAG
- the coaE gene encoding dephospho-CoA kinase, whose protein sequence is MSHNPFTLIPIPKSKIQNPKSLRIGLTGPIGAGKSVVASRWEELGAGIVVGDSVGAEALILDADLRRALVERFGEGILSPGGRIDRLALGRVAFATPEGQRDLTAITFPALYNRAKDEMAFLAEFHDVVVFDAALLFEWGIERDFDRIVTVTAPVELLIERAAARPIGLTREDIVARLERQLPPDEKARRADIVIVNDGTEEDLIRKADDVFRTIGEGRRAESPEPKARY, encoded by the coding sequence ATATCCCACAACCCCTTTACCTTAATCCCAATTCCAAAATCCAAAATCCAAAATCCAAAGTCCCTTCGCATCGGACTGACCGGACCAATCGGCGCCGGTAAGTCGGTCGTCGCATCGCGATGGGAAGAACTTGGCGCCGGCATCGTGGTCGGTGATAGCGTAGGAGCGGAAGCGCTAATCCTCGATGCGGACCTGCGTCGAGCGCTTGTTGAACGATTCGGCGAGGGCATACTTTCGCCGGGGGGACGCATCGACCGCCTCGCCCTGGGCCGGGTCGCATTCGCGACGCCTGAAGGTCAACGCGACCTGACAGCCATCACTTTCCCGGCGCTCTACAACAGAGCGAAAGACGAGATGGCGTTCCTCGCGGAATTTCACGATGTCGTAGTCTTCGATGCTGCCTTGTTATTCGAGTGGGGAATTGAACGCGATTTCGACCGCATCGTCACGGTTACTGCGCCGGTGGAGTTACTGATCGAACGCGCCGCAGCCCGTCCGATCGGGTTGACGAGGGAGGATATCGTAGCCCGTCTCGAGCGGCAGTTGCCGCCGGACGAAAAAGCCCGTCGCGCCGACATTGTCATCGTCAACGACGGGACTGAGGAAGACCTTATCAGGAAGGCGGACGACGTTTTCAGGACGATAGGCGAGGGACGAAGAGCCGAAAGCCCGGAGCCTAAAGCCAGATATTGA
- a CDS encoding 3-isopropylmalate dehydratase yields the protein MHSVWRLGDDIDTDLIYPGKYLPILDPADMAQHALEGCDPAIPSLLKPGDVIVAGQGFGCGSSREQAAVALKVAGVAAVVATSFARIFFRNAINVGLPLVEATLPDDITTGSKIGIDFASHTITLSGGRTISFPPLDPGVQAILDAGGLIPAVRAKLKRG from the coding sequence CTGCATTCGGTCTGGCGCCTCGGGGATGACATCGACACCGACCTGATCTACCCGGGCAAATACCTGCCGATCCTCGACCCGGCCGATATGGCGCAGCACGCCCTCGAAGGCTGCGATCCGGCAATTCCGTCGCTCCTTAAGCCCGGAGATGTCATTGTGGCGGGACAGGGTTTCGGTTGTGGATCGAGCCGCGAGCAGGCTGCAGTAGCGCTCAAGGTCGCCGGCGTCGCCGCCGTCGTGGCGACATCGTTTGCCCGCATCTTCTTTCGCAATGCCATCAACGTCGGTCTGCCGTTGGTCGAAGCCACACTTCCGGACGATATCACCACCGGCAGCAAGATCGGGATCGACTTCGCCTCGCACACAATAACGCTGTCCGGCGGGCGAACGATCTCGTTCCCGCCGCTGGACCCGGGCGTCCAGGCGATCCTCGATGCCGGTGGACTGATTCCGGCAGTGCGCGCGAAGTTGAAGCGGGGTTAG